Proteins found in one Anopheles aquasalis chromosome 3, idAnoAquaMG_Q_19, whole genome shotgun sequence genomic segment:
- the LOC126578457 gene encoding dnaJ homolog subfamily C member 24-like, producing the protein MSESSRNQGMSHYEVLQVRTDATMEEIRKSYQTLALQYHPDKRKGGAESSEAGNFIRIDEAWKVLRDEQTRRVYDAELMQQSCQEEYFINEIVMLGDFEKHQEEDYRFHVCRCGGFYILPDEPIREKTYVSCDECSLVVQNLKIFARKRLIDESTKG; encoded by the exons ATGTCAGAAAGCAGCAGGAACCAAGGCATGTCGCACTACGAGGTGCTTCAAGTGCGGACCGATGCAACGATGGAAGAAATTCGTAAATCCTACCAAACGCTAGCGCTCCAGTATCATCCGGATAAGCGGAAAGGTGGCGCCGAGAGCTCGGAAGCGGGCAATTTCATCCGGATCGACGAAGCGTGGAAGGTCCTGCGGGATGAGCAGACACGGCGGGTGTACGATGCCGAGCTCATGCAGCAATCCTGCCAGGAGGAATATTTTATTAACGAAATCGTGATGCTAGGGGATTTCGAGAAGCACCAGGAGGAAGACTATCGCTTTCACGTGTGCCGTTGCGGAGGATTCTACATTTTACCCGACGAACCGATCCGCGAAAAGACCTACGTTAGCTGTGACGAGTGCTCGCTCGTGGTGCAG aatttgaaaattttcgcAAGAAAACGTTTGATCGACGAATCGACGAAAGGGTGA
- the LOC126578453 gene encoding NHL repeat-containing protein 2, with protein MELFVHRALRPVFHSRAICQTQSASASVAFRRCIGGRTSPSIKTITSAQQHPGIIALATSSSSCSRCFHSSSFPSHHRHHPLGTLLRAPSLLTTVSKIGSRMSSSPEGQDMMDVLAGNSNQLADDICAAGSNAGKRQKLVMDYLKAADRDGKGVSAEFPDGLDWFNVTEPLTLQGSLRGKVVVLDFFTYCCINCMHILPNLKRLEHLYPIEQGLAVIGVHSAKFRNEKDSNNIRAAVERYEITHPVVNDNVMAMWRKLRVQCWPTLMILGPRANPLFVILGEGNYDDLKLYVGSAIRYYREKGELRTHSLPIDLSHTAGLASHLKFPGKVVCCEGGEEELYAVSDSGNHRILIFEPNGTVRYTIGGKSSGFVDGGFREARFNAPQGVAFRGPNELYVADNENHAIRLIDLRTRTVSTVAGNGVQGNDRTGGKTGREQALSSPWDVAVYSTRDLDMSFHVDESKAPLKDVLLIAIAGIHQIWAIFLEDTIWWKFKKYPAGSCCAIAGSGHEQNRNTSYPHSAAFAQPSGLAINREVKEVYLADSESSAIRKISLTDGKVMAVAGGDRNPLDLFAFGDIDGKGYEAKLQHPLGVAYNAKDGHIYVADTYNHKIKKIDASTNCAATCEFREANGEIKRFSEPAGLCLDRTGQLLFIANTNNHELLVASLPDGTIRPLKLHFPVPEEMDSSSSNADDRATVLRSKQPIKLHLGNGKVVSTLRLLFNFTFAGKGTKLTEGAPQRWSLTLPSTDWGSEQTNGSLDDGAQSLTLPITVPSGRELSTNGNPVTIEIDFNLNLCEGDLCFPKQFTVRLDVRQEQDTDNDDDDDDDTSKANNESEERYEVQLSRATIALKDN; from the exons ATGGAATTGTTCGTTCACCGAGCGCTGCGACCTGTTTTCCATTCTCGCGCAATCTGTCAAACCCAAAGTGCATCAGCGAGTGTTGCATTCCGCCGATGCATCGGCGGTAGAACGTCACCGTCGATCAAAACAATAACCAGCGCACAACAACACCCAGGGATTATTGCACTTGCGacctcatcatcttcctgcAGCAGGTGCTTTCACTCATCATCCTTCCCGTcgcaccaccgtcatcatccccTCGGTACTCTCCTTCGTGCGCCTTCGCTACTGACCACCGTGTCCAAGATAGGTTCCAGGATGAGCTCATCGCCCGAGGGTCAAGACATGATGGACGTCTTGGCCGGCAACAGTAACCAGCTGGCCGACGATATCTGCGCCGCCGGTAGCAACGCCGGCAAGCGCCAGAAGCTCGTCATGGACTACCTGAAGGCGGCGGATCGAGATGGTAAAGGCGTGTCCGCCGAGTTCCCGGACGGTCTCGATTGGTTCAACGTGACGGAACCGCTCACACTGCAAGGCTCGCTGCGCggtaaggtggtggtgctggatttCTTCACCTACTGCTGCATCAACTGTATGCACATTCTGCCGAACTTGAAGCGCCTGGAGCACCTGTACCCGATCGAGCAGGGGTTGGCCGTGATCGGTGTGCACAGTGCCAAGTTCCGGAACGAGAAGGACTCGAACAACATCCGGGCGGCCGTCGAGCGGTACGAAATTACGCATCCCGTCGTCAACGACAACGTGATGGCGATGTGGCGGAAGCTGCGCGTCCAGTGCTGGCCTACTCTGATGATACTCGGTCCGCGGGCTAATCCACTGTTCGTGATTTTGGGCGAAGGCAACTATGATGATCTGAAGCTGTACGTCGGCTCGGCTATTCGGTATTACCGCGAGAAAGGAGAACTGAGGACACACTCGCTACCGATCGATCTATCCCATACGGCCGGACTGGCATCGCACTTGAAGTTCCCGGGCAAAGTGGTTTGCTGTGAGGGAGGCGAGGAAGAACTGTACGCCGTCTCGGACTCAGGCAATCACCGGATTCTGATcttcgaaccgaacggaaccgtaCGCTACACGATCGGTGGAAAGTCGAGTGGATTCGTTGATGGTGGATTCCGTGAGGCACGTTTTAATGCACCGCAAGGGGTGGCTTTCCGCGGGCCGAATGAGCTGTATGTGGCCGATAACGAGAACCATGCCATTCGGCTGATCGATCTAAGGACGCGCACCGTATCTACTGTGGCCGGTAATGGGGTGCAGGGTAATGATCGTACCGGTGGCAAGACGGGACGAGAGCAGGCCCTCTCCTCACCCTGGGATGTGGCCGTCTACTCGACGCGCGATCTGGACATGTCGTTCCACGTGGACGAATCGAAGGCACCGCTCAAggatgtgctgctgatcgcgaTAGCCGGCATTCACCAAATCTGGGCCATCTTCCTCGAGGACACCATCTGGTGGAAGTTCAAAAAGTACCCGGCCGGTAGCTGCTGTGCGATTGCCGGCAGTGGCCACGAGCAGAACCGTAACACATCTTACCCGCACAGTGCCGCCTTTGCGCAACCATCAGGGCTGGCCATCAATCGGGAGGTGAAGGAAGTGTACCTGGCGGATAGCGAGAGTTCGGCGATCCGTAAGATTTCCCTTACCGACGGCAAGGTGATGGCCGTGGCCGGAGGTGATCGTAATCCATTG GATCTATTTGCATTTGGCGACATTGATGGTAAGGGATACGAGGCCAAGCTTCAGCATCCGCTCGGGGTAGCTTATAACGCCAAGGATGGACACATCTACGTAGCCGATACGTACAATCACAAGATAAAGAAGATCGACGCCAGCACAAACTGTGCGGCAACGTGCGAGTTCCGGGAGGCGAACGGTGAAATCAAACGGTTCAGTGAACCGGCCGGCCTCTGTTTGGACCGTACCGGGCAGCTACTGTTTATCGCTAATACGAACAACCatgagctgctggtggccagcctGCCCGATGGCACCATCCGTCCACTGAAGCTTCAtttcccggtcccggaagagatggatagcagcagcagcaatgccgACGATCGTGCTACGGTGCtacgatcgaagcaacccaTTAAACTGCATTTGGGTAACGGGAAAGTGGTTTCCACGCTCCGGTTGCTGTTCAATTTTACGTTCGCCGGGAAGGGTACCAAGCTTACGGAGGGAGCACCGCAACGCTGGTCCCTGACGCTACCATCGACGGATTGGGGCAGTGAGCAAACGAATGGATCgctcgatgatggtgcacAATCGCTAACGCTTCCGATTACGGTTCCGTCAGGGCGTGAGCTGTCCACGAACGGCAATCCGGtaacgatcgagatcgattttAACCTTAATCTGTGCGAGGGCGACCTTTGCTTCCCCAAGCAGTTCACCGTCCGGCTCGATGTACGACAGGAACAGgacaccgacaacgacgacgacgacgacgacgatacatCGAAGGCAAACAACGAATCGGAGGAGCGTTACGAGGTGCAGCTTTCGCGTGCCACGATCGCCCTCAAGGACAACTAG
- the LOC126575744 gene encoding macoilin isoform X2 — protein MKRRNADCGKIRRPIKKNKIAEQIGSNTLLYVKFLLLWALVITADFLLEFRFEFLWPFWLLLRSVYDSFKYKGLAFSVLFVCIAITSDLVCLFFIPVQWLFFVASTYVWVQYVWHTDKGICLPTIILWILFIYLEAWIRWKDSRNLPHLDLCRPFAAHCIGYPVVTIGFGFKSYVGYRIRQRKQREVAKDNDFYMQLLQEALPKEESTVLDQTTSSEGGDQQQQQKELIVVPTTVPCTIVNSSLSTSSSSTSSSRSDTSHHHHHNHHHHHHHNHQQQQQQQQQQQVNNSKNAQNHKTTSNSSITQSSGGAHANGHVSSGNASSPASSSSSMNGGLNHQLPTGQNASKHRKSLDKESSSSNSSFSSSTSSSTSNGVAKPNGGGCGGGAGNNYSYHQTSPMLQQGSTGNTTSFTAVTTTISSITAATNTSSSSSSSSTTTSMVTVSTKDCAVSCAHVNGSLRDKDTKDVFPGASTVTAQQYGRKDSDRETPTSDFSSSSSANRPTDNGTTTHHPKLVGNGKQNGHVPSLEQQGSQLAGGMNGATESSPATVTTVIPVVETKSGRAGRKNRLKQQQQQQQQKAAEQQLANSGSAMLKIFATLGLASTVTTTLTTTTSSTGATSSAVNSSMAEGSTVAPCSKPAAKTATANSSSEVNLAGPGNASAAADANQLHGATAPNKSSANGFVVAPAPVVMVQKVCESCPRLEGDLKKVRAELTTQRQTENEMRQKYDSTTGNLKGCLQKTQKEYDELQNRYQELSNQRQQERQSLQTVERRLGEERRLRQSLEAQLSNERKHRKQAEERISRAECGEACLAKKRQMQLELDKLKHDLMSCEDAKHLAEKQTRSYEQEMRKFELQLRNRESQQNTDVLMSALAAMQDKNATLEKNLSAETRVKMDLFSALGGTRRELDIATCTLRAKEKEILDLNAKIVQMLALMPNDSLCLSGPVGTGTGQDGGPGASMVRLADAPQLLPQQLSSGLNGMNGGGPGGPGGGGGGSSGGGGQQPSPMSHLVLNGQPLMGPLGGGLGVLTSTMTTVSSPNSVCPPPGVTLASLAPGSGGNVGAGGQLVQMQGANQGNAFFMASSM, from the exons ATGAAGCGGCGCAATGCCGACTGTGGCAAGATTCGACGGCCCatcaagaaaaacaaaatcgcaGAACAGATTGGCAG CAACACTCTATTATACGTGAAATTCCTGCTACTATGGGCGCTCGTGATAACAGCCGACTTCCTGCTCGAGTTCCGGTTCGAATTCCTGTGGCCattctggctgctgcttcgctcAGTTTACGACTCCTTCAAGTATAAAGGATTG GCGTTCTCGGTGTTGTTTGTCTGCATCGCCATTACCTCCGATCTGGTGTGTCTGTTCTTCATCCCGGTGCAGTGGCTCTTTTTCGTTGCCAGCACCTACGTTTGGGTGCAGTACGTCTGGCATACAG ATAAAGGTATCTGCTTGCCGACGATAATATTATGGATACTTTTCATATACCTTGAGGCGTGGATTCGATGGAAGGATAGTAGAAACCTGCCACATTTGGATCTCTGTCGGCCGTTTGCTGCTCACTG CATCGGTTATCCGGTAGTGACGATTGGGTTCGGTTTCAAAAGTTACGTCGGTTACCGCATACGGCAACGTAAGCAGCGGGAGGTAGCCAAGGACAATGACTTCTACATGCAACTACTGCAGGAAGCGCTGCCCAAGGAGGAATCGACGGTGCTCGATCAAACGACGTCCTCGGAGGGaggtgatcagcagcagcaacagaaagaaCTGATCGTCGTACCGACGACAGTGCCGTGCACGATAGTCAATAGTAGCCTGAGtaccagtagcagtagcacctcCAGCAGTCGAAGTGAtaccagccaccatcatcaccacaatcatcatcatcaccatcatcataaccatcagcagcagcagcagcagcagcaacagcagcaagtgaaTAATAGTAAGAATGCTCAAAATCACAAAACTACGAGCAATAGCAGTATAACCCAGTCGTCGGGGGGAGCCCATGCGAATGGGCACGTAAGTAGCGGGAACGCTTCCTCCCCGGCATCCAGTAGCAGCTCCATGAACGGTGGCCTGAATCATCAGCTGCCGACTGGGCAGAACGCTTCCAAGCATCGGAAAAGTTTGGACAAGGAAAGTAGCAGTAGTAACTCGTCCTTTTCGTCCAGCACATCGTCCAGTACATCGAATGGCGTCGCTAAgcccaacggtggtggttgtggtggtggagctggcaACAATTATTCCTACCATCAAACCAGCCCAATGCTACAACAAGGCAGCACTGGAAATACCACCTCCTTCACAgctgtcaccaccaccatcagcagcatcaccgccgCCACAAACACttctagtagcagcagcagcagtagcaccaccaccagtatgGTCACCGTTAGTACAAAGGATTGCGCCGTATCCTGCGCTCACGTAAACGGTAGTCTTAGAGATAAGGATACGAAGGATGTTTTTCCAGGTGCTAGTACGGTCACCGCACAGCAGTATGGCCGTAAGGATAGCGATAGAGAAACACCCACGAGCGATTTCTCTTCGTCGTCCAGTGCTAATCGCCCAACAGATAATGGCACGACAACGCACCACCCGAAACTGGTCGGTAACGGTAAACAGAATGGCCATGTACCTTCGCTCGAGCAGCAGGGAAGTCAGTTGGCTGGTGGCATGAATGGTGCCACAGAATCGAGTCCTGCGACCGTTACGACGGTTATTCCTGTCGTGGAAACGAAAAGTGGTCGTGCCGGGCGTAAAAACCgtctcaagcagcagcagcagcagcagcagcagaaagcagcCGAACAACAGCTAGCGAACAGTGGCTCGGCGATGTTGAAAATATTTGCCACCCTTGGGCTAGCCTCAACTGTAACGACGACACTAACGACAACGACCTCGTCCACgggtgccaccagcagcgcggTGAACAGCTCAATGGCAGAGGGCAGTACTGTGGCACCTTGCTCCAAACCGGCGGCCAAAACGgcaacagccaacagcagTAGCGAAGTAAACTTGGCTGGTCCAGGGAATGCTTcggctgctgccgatgctaaCCAGCTGCACGGGGCAACTGCCCCCAATAAATCATCTGCCAATGGTTTTGTCGTGGCTCCTGCCCCTGTCGTCATGGTGCAAAAGGTGTGCGAGTCCTGTCCCCGGCTAGAGGGTGACCTAAAGAAGGTACGGGCCGAACTGACGACGCAGCGCCAAACGGAAAACGAGATGCGTCAGAAATACGATTCCACCACGGGGAATCTGAAAGGATGTCTCCAAAAAACGCAGAAAGAATACGATGAGCTGCAAAACAG ATACCAAGAGCTTAGCAACCAGCGGCAACAGGAACGCCAGAGTTTACAAACCGTTGAGCGGCGGCTGGGAGAAGAACGACGGCTACGCCAATCGCTCGAGGCTCAGCTTAGCAATGAGCGGAAGCACCGCAAGCAAGCCGAGGAACGAATCAGTCGAGCTGAGTGCGGTGAAGCTTGTTTGGCAAAGAAACGACAGATGCAGCTCGAGCTGGATAAACTCAAGCACGATCTGATGAGCTGCGAAGATGCGAAGCATCTGGCTGAGAAGCAGACGCGCAGCTACGAGCAAGAG ATGCGAAAGTTCGAGCTACAGCTACGGAATCGCGAATCGCAACAAAACACGGATGTACTGATGAGTGCGCTGGCCGCCATGCAGGACAAGAATGCGACGCTGGAGAAGAATCTTTCGGCAGAAACGCGAGTGAAAATGGATCTATTCTCTGCCCTCGGTGGCACTCGACGTGAGCTGGACATTGCTACCT GTACGCTGCGtgcaaaggagaaggaaattcTCGATCTCAACGCCAAGATTGTGCAGATGCTCGCACTGATGCCGAACGATTCGCTCTGCCTATCGGGACCGGTCGGCACCGGAACGGGGCAAGACGGTGGTCCCGGTGCATCGATGGTGCGACTGGCCGATGCACCGCAGCTACTGCCCCAGCAACTCAGTTCCGGACTTAATGGAATGAATGGAGGAGGTCCTGGAGGACCAGGAGGAGGGGGCGGAGGATccagtggcggcggtggccaacaGCCGAGCCCGATGTCTCACTTGGTGCTGAACGGACAACCGCTGATGGGTCCACTAGGTGGTGGTCTCGGTGTGCTGACGTCCACGATGACAACCGTGTCGTCCCCCAACTCGGTCTGCCCACCCCCGGGTGTCACGCTGGCATCGCTTGCCCCGGGCTCCGGAGGCAACGTCGGCGCCGGAGGCCAATTAGTACAAATGCAGGGCGCTAACCAGGGCAACG CCTTTTTCATGGCTTCTTCCATGTGA
- the LOC126575744 gene encoding macoilin isoform X1, with protein MKRRNADCGKIRRPIKKNKIAEQIGSNTLLYVKFLLLWALVITADFLLEFRFEFLWPFWLLLRSVYDSFKYKGLAFSVLFVCIAITSDLVCLFFIPVQWLFFVASTYVWVQYVWHTDKGICLPTIILWILFIYLEAWIRWKDSRNLPHLDLCRPFAAHCIGYPVVTIGFGFKSYVGYRIRQRKQREVAKDNDFYMQLLQEALPKEESTVLDQTTSSEGGDQQQQQKELIVVPTTVPCTIVNSSLSTSSSSTSSSRSDTSHHHHHNHHHHHHHNHQQQQQQQQQQQVNNSKNAQNHKTTSNSSITQSSGGAHANGHVSSGNASSPASSSSSMNGGLNHQLPTGQNASKHRKSLDKESSSSNSSFSSSTSSSTSNGVAKPNGGGCGGGAGNNYSYHQTSPMLQQGSTGNTTSFTAVTTTISSITAATNTSSSSSSSSTTTSMVTVSTKDCAVSCAHVNGSLRDKDTKDVFPGASTVTAQQYGRKDSDRETPTSDFSSSSSANRPTDNGTTTHHPKLVGNGKQNGHVPSLEQQGSQLAGGMNGATESSPATVTTVIPVVETKSGRAGRKNRLKQQQQQQQQKAAEQQLANSGSAMLKIFATLGLASTVTTTLTTTTSSTGATSSAVNSSMAEGSTVAPCSKPAAKTATANSSSEVNLAGPGNASAAADANQLHGATAPNKSSANGFVVAPAPVVMVQKVCESCPRLEGDLKKVRAELTTQRQTENEMRQKYDSTTGNLKGCLQKTQKEYDELQNRYQELSNQRQQERQSLQTVERRLGEERRLRQSLEAQLSNERKHRKQAEERISRAECGEACLAKKRQMQLELDKLKHDLMSCEDAKHLAEKQTRSYEQEMRKFELQLRNRESQQNTDVLMSALAAMQDKNATLEKNLSAETRVKMDLFSALGGTRRELDIATCTLRAKEKEILDLNAKIVQMLALMPNDSLCLSGPVGTGTGQDGGPGASMVRLADAPQLLPQQLSSGLNGMNGGGPGGPGGGGGGSSGGGGQQPSPMSHLVLNGQPLMGPLGGGLGVLTSTMTTVSSPNSVCPPPGVTLASLAPGSGGNVGAGGQLVQMQGANQGNGNCPSGLDPNATVYTPKNNGGMVGGGGGTEA; from the exons ATGAAGCGGCGCAATGCCGACTGTGGCAAGATTCGACGGCCCatcaagaaaaacaaaatcgcaGAACAGATTGGCAG CAACACTCTATTATACGTGAAATTCCTGCTACTATGGGCGCTCGTGATAACAGCCGACTTCCTGCTCGAGTTCCGGTTCGAATTCCTGTGGCCattctggctgctgcttcgctcAGTTTACGACTCCTTCAAGTATAAAGGATTG GCGTTCTCGGTGTTGTTTGTCTGCATCGCCATTACCTCCGATCTGGTGTGTCTGTTCTTCATCCCGGTGCAGTGGCTCTTTTTCGTTGCCAGCACCTACGTTTGGGTGCAGTACGTCTGGCATACAG ATAAAGGTATCTGCTTGCCGACGATAATATTATGGATACTTTTCATATACCTTGAGGCGTGGATTCGATGGAAGGATAGTAGAAACCTGCCACATTTGGATCTCTGTCGGCCGTTTGCTGCTCACTG CATCGGTTATCCGGTAGTGACGATTGGGTTCGGTTTCAAAAGTTACGTCGGTTACCGCATACGGCAACGTAAGCAGCGGGAGGTAGCCAAGGACAATGACTTCTACATGCAACTACTGCAGGAAGCGCTGCCCAAGGAGGAATCGACGGTGCTCGATCAAACGACGTCCTCGGAGGGaggtgatcagcagcagcaacagaaagaaCTGATCGTCGTACCGACGACAGTGCCGTGCACGATAGTCAATAGTAGCCTGAGtaccagtagcagtagcacctcCAGCAGTCGAAGTGAtaccagccaccatcatcaccacaatcatcatcatcaccatcatcataaccatcagcagcagcagcagcagcagcaacagcagcaagtgaaTAATAGTAAGAATGCTCAAAATCACAAAACTACGAGCAATAGCAGTATAACCCAGTCGTCGGGGGGAGCCCATGCGAATGGGCACGTAAGTAGCGGGAACGCTTCCTCCCCGGCATCCAGTAGCAGCTCCATGAACGGTGGCCTGAATCATCAGCTGCCGACTGGGCAGAACGCTTCCAAGCATCGGAAAAGTTTGGACAAGGAAAGTAGCAGTAGTAACTCGTCCTTTTCGTCCAGCACATCGTCCAGTACATCGAATGGCGTCGCTAAgcccaacggtggtggttgtggtggtggagctggcaACAATTATTCCTACCATCAAACCAGCCCAATGCTACAACAAGGCAGCACTGGAAATACCACCTCCTTCACAgctgtcaccaccaccatcagcagcatcaccgccgCCACAAACACttctagtagcagcagcagcagtagcaccaccaccagtatgGTCACCGTTAGTACAAAGGATTGCGCCGTATCCTGCGCTCACGTAAACGGTAGTCTTAGAGATAAGGATACGAAGGATGTTTTTCCAGGTGCTAGTACGGTCACCGCACAGCAGTATGGCCGTAAGGATAGCGATAGAGAAACACCCACGAGCGATTTCTCTTCGTCGTCCAGTGCTAATCGCCCAACAGATAATGGCACGACAACGCACCACCCGAAACTGGTCGGTAACGGTAAACAGAATGGCCATGTACCTTCGCTCGAGCAGCAGGGAAGTCAGTTGGCTGGTGGCATGAATGGTGCCACAGAATCGAGTCCTGCGACCGTTACGACGGTTATTCCTGTCGTGGAAACGAAAAGTGGTCGTGCCGGGCGTAAAAACCgtctcaagcagcagcagcagcagcagcagcagaaagcagcCGAACAACAGCTAGCGAACAGTGGCTCGGCGATGTTGAAAATATTTGCCACCCTTGGGCTAGCCTCAACTGTAACGACGACACTAACGACAACGACCTCGTCCACgggtgccaccagcagcgcggTGAACAGCTCAATGGCAGAGGGCAGTACTGTGGCACCTTGCTCCAAACCGGCGGCCAAAACGgcaacagccaacagcagTAGCGAAGTAAACTTGGCTGGTCCAGGGAATGCTTcggctgctgccgatgctaaCCAGCTGCACGGGGCAACTGCCCCCAATAAATCATCTGCCAATGGTTTTGTCGTGGCTCCTGCCCCTGTCGTCATGGTGCAAAAGGTGTGCGAGTCCTGTCCCCGGCTAGAGGGTGACCTAAAGAAGGTACGGGCCGAACTGACGACGCAGCGCCAAACGGAAAACGAGATGCGTCAGAAATACGATTCCACCACGGGGAATCTGAAAGGATGTCTCCAAAAAACGCAGAAAGAATACGATGAGCTGCAAAACAG ATACCAAGAGCTTAGCAACCAGCGGCAACAGGAACGCCAGAGTTTACAAACCGTTGAGCGGCGGCTGGGAGAAGAACGACGGCTACGCCAATCGCTCGAGGCTCAGCTTAGCAATGAGCGGAAGCACCGCAAGCAAGCCGAGGAACGAATCAGTCGAGCTGAGTGCGGTGAAGCTTGTTTGGCAAAGAAACGACAGATGCAGCTCGAGCTGGATAAACTCAAGCACGATCTGATGAGCTGCGAAGATGCGAAGCATCTGGCTGAGAAGCAGACGCGCAGCTACGAGCAAGAG ATGCGAAAGTTCGAGCTACAGCTACGGAATCGCGAATCGCAACAAAACACGGATGTACTGATGAGTGCGCTGGCCGCCATGCAGGACAAGAATGCGACGCTGGAGAAGAATCTTTCGGCAGAAACGCGAGTGAAAATGGATCTATTCTCTGCCCTCGGTGGCACTCGACGTGAGCTGGACATTGCTACCT GTACGCTGCGtgcaaaggagaaggaaattcTCGATCTCAACGCCAAGATTGTGCAGATGCTCGCACTGATGCCGAACGATTCGCTCTGCCTATCGGGACCGGTCGGCACCGGAACGGGGCAAGACGGTGGTCCCGGTGCATCGATGGTGCGACTGGCCGATGCACCGCAGCTACTGCCCCAGCAACTCAGTTCCGGACTTAATGGAATGAATGGAGGAGGTCCTGGAGGACCAGGAGGAGGGGGCGGAGGATccagtggcggcggtggccaacaGCCGAGCCCGATGTCTCACTTGGTGCTGAACGGACAACCGCTGATGGGTCCACTAGGTGGTGGTCTCGGTGTGCTGACGTCCACGATGACAACCGTGTCGTCCCCCAACTCGGTCTGCCCACCCCCGGGTGTCACGCTGGCATCGCTTGCCCCGGGCTCCGGAGGCAACGTCGGCGCCGGAGGCCAATTAGTACAAATGCAGGGCGCTAACCAGGGCAACGGTAACTGTCCTTCCGGCTTGGACCCGAACGCGACGGTCTACACGCCAAAGAACAATGGTGgcatggttggtggtggtggtggtaccgagGCCTGA
- the LOC126574958 gene encoding probable elongation factor 1-beta, protein MAFGDVKTANGLKELDKFLADNSYISGYVPSKADLSVFEALGKAPAAANVNALRWYNHIASFSAKERAAWGGQALPQAAGAKPTVAAAAAADDDDVDLFGSEDEEESAEAAKLKEERLAAYNAKKSKKPALIAKSSILLDVKPWDDETDMKEMEKSVRSVVMDGLLWGAAKLVPVGYGIHKLQICCVIEDDKVSVDELTEKIQEFEDFVQSVDIAAFNKI, encoded by the exons ATGGCTTTCGGTGATGTTAAGACTGCCAACGGACTGAAGGAACTGGACAAGTTCCTCGCCGACAACAGCTACATCTCGGG ATACGTCCCGTCGAAGGCAGATTTGTCGGTGTTCGAGGCCCTCGGCAAGGCACCGGCTGCGGCCAACGTGAACGCTCTGCGTTGGTACAACCACATCGCGTCGTTCAGCGCCAAGGAGCGTGCGGCGTGGGGTGGACAGGCTCTGCCACAGGCTGCTGGAGCGAAGCCTACCgttgctgcggccgctgccgccgatgacgatgatgtggaCCTGTTCGGatccgaggacgaggaggagagcGCCGAGGCGGCGAAGCTGAAGGAGGAACGATTGGCCGCATACAATGcgaagaaatcgaagaaaccCGCCCTGATCGCCAAGAGCTCCATCCTGCTCGACGTGAAACCGTGGGACGACGAGACGGACATGAAGGAAATGGAGAAGAGCGTCCGAAGCGTGGTAATGGATGGTCTGCTCTGGGGTGCGGCCAAGCTGGTCCCGGTCGGCTACGGTATCCACAAACTGCAGATCTGCTGTGTCATCGAGGACGACAAGGTCTCGGTAGATGAGCTCACAGAGAAGATTCAGGAATTCGAAGACTTTGTCCAGTCGGTTGATATTGCGGCGTTCAACAAGATCTAA
- the LOC126579279 gene encoding titin-like: MKAFIVFTMALALASANGGGDTKKEKRGTWDLGSHQESYESYGFDSQQSHGYYGNDYSEKEIKQIITKKVPVPYPVEVEKHVPVEVKVPYPVEVEKKVPVVVEKKVPVYIEKKIPVHVDRPYPVEVKVPVKVPVYKKEYVEVPKPYAVHVEKPYPVYVKQPVYIEKQVPVTVHIKEHQKKSFWG, translated from the exons ATGAAG GCGTTCATCGTATTCACcatggctctggctctggctagTGCGAATGGAGGCGGTGATACCAAGAAGGAGAAACGCGGCACCTGGGATCTGGGATCTCATCAGGAGTCGTACGAGAGCTATGGTTTCGATAGCCAACAATCTCATGGATATTACGGAAACGACTACTCCGAGAAGGAGATCAAGCAGATCATCACCAAGAAGGTCCCTGTCCCGTACCCGGTTGAGGTGGAGAAGCACGTTCCGGTGGAAGTGAAGGTCCCGTACCCAGTCGAGGTCGAAAAGAAGGTCCCAGTTGTCGTTGAGAAGAAGGTTCCAGTGTACATCGAGAAGAAGATCCCAGTCCATGTCGATCGTCCGTACCCAGTTGAAGTGAAAGTCCCAGTAAAGGTCCCGGTCTACAAGAAGGAATACGTTGAGGTCCCGAAGCCATACGCAGTTCATGTCGAGAAGCCCTACCCAGTGTACGTGAAGCAGCCAGTGTACATCGAGAAGCAGGTCCCAGTGACGGTGCACATCAAGGAACACCAGAAGAAGTCCTTCTGGGGTTAA